In Camelina sativa cultivar DH55 chromosome 17, Cs, whole genome shotgun sequence, the genomic stretch NNNNNNNNNNNNNNNNNNNNNNNNNNNNNNNNNNNNNNNNNNNNNNNNNNNNNNNNNNNNNNNNNNNNNNNNNNNNNNNNNNNNNNNNNNNNNNNNNNNNNNNNNNNNNNNNNNNNNNNNTCACAACTACATTATCAGCATTTGTTGACTTGTGACCTTAAGTTTACAATTACATAAACGAATGTAATCTCTTAATGGTGCAGGTGGATCTTCTTAGTCGATTACAATGCCCATATTTGGTGGAGTTACTTGGATATTGTGCCGATCAAAACCATAGGATCctaatatttgaatatatgCCTAATGGTACATTGGAGCATCATCTCCACGATCACAGTTGTAAGAATCTAAAGGATCAATCTCAACCTTTAGATTGGGGAACCCGGCTTAGGATCGCTCTTGATTGTGCCAGAGCTCTAGAGTTTCTACACGAAAATACAGTCTTTACGGTGATCCACCGGAGCTTCAAGTGTACCAACATTTTATTGGATCAAAATAATCGAGCTAAAGTTTCGGATTTTGGATTGGCAAAAACTGGATCTGATAAACTAAATGGTGAGATTTCAACAAGAGTGCTTGGTACCACGGGATATCTTGCTCCAGAGTAAGTAACATTTCACATTAACTATTTTCATACTTTTgccaaaatgaaaaagaaaaaagaagtaataaCGAAGTGGCTTGATCCATTtgtaaccaagaaaaaaaaatgccatGTCACCTACAAATAAGGAATATGGTAGTAATTTTTGTCTACCCATAGTGTGCTACTCATGAATTAGAAAGATTATGATCACTCAATTTCTATATAGAGCCAAAACATAACCATATAAATTGTGTTGAGATAGGTACGCCTCTACTGGAAAGCTTACTACAAAATCAGATGTTTATAGTTATGGTATTGTGTTACTAGAGCTCTTAACGGGTCGTACACCGATCGATTCAAAGCGTCCGCGAGGACAAGATGTCCTTGTCTCATGGGTATGTTCAATagcatattatatatttgaattactCAATACCTCCACGAGAACATGTGTAGACTTGTCTACACTTGTTTAGAAGTactactataatatatatagcttgAAATTCATAGTGAAAATGTGACATATAATTTCAGGCTCTTCCAAGGCTAACCAATAGAGAGAAAATTAGTGAAATGGTGGATCCAACCATGAAAGGTCAATACTCACAAAAAGATCTTATTCAGGTGAGAATTCTTCActtactttctatttttcttgcTATTAAAAGTGTTAAATGTTATTAATTTGGAAGCATAGTGGATGTGACATCTCACTCACTAGACTACCATACAGTTGATTGATCTAACACAACATTTATGAAACCATATATTGGACTAGAAATGTTTGTGTGACATGGAAAGTTACGCTAATTtgtatatctatatctatatggGCAAGAGTTGTGAtggatttttatgaaaacaggTAGCAGCCATAGCAGCAGTGTGTGTGCAACCAGAAGCAAGTTACAGACCGTTGATGACGGACGTTGTTCACTCGCTCATTCCCCTTGTTAAAGCTTTCAACAAAAGTTCTGATTCTTCTCGGTTTCCTAGCCGTCGAGAAAGCTTGTCATTTGATGATATTATGCCATGACactattttgtttaatatgtaattatattcCCTTTTTAAGTTGAGATCATCTTTGCTATTGTATCTTTGAAAAGATAAATGAATCCATTtatctttgtaaaatttatgtTGGAGTCCATACAGCTTTTTTTACAACTAGTCAAGGATCTTTAAG encodes the following:
- the LOC104758923 gene encoding serine/threonine-protein kinase CDL1-like, with product MVQVDLLSRLQCPYLVELLGYCADQNHRILIFEYMPNGTLEHHLHDHSCKNLKDQSQPLDWGTRLRIALDCARALEFLHENTVFTVIHRSFKCTNILLDQNNRAKVSDFGLAKTGSDKLNGEISTRVLGTTGYLAPEYASTGKLTTKSDVYSYGIVLLELLTGRTPIDSKRPRGQDVLVSWALPRLTNREKISEMVDPTMKGQYSQKDLIQVAAIAAVCVQPEASYRPLMTDVVHSLIPLVKAFNKSSDSSRFPSRRESLSFDDIMP